From one Eucalyptus grandis isolate ANBG69807.140 chromosome 9, ASM1654582v1, whole genome shotgun sequence genomic stretch:
- the LOC104419733 gene encoding protein RADIALIS-like 4, producing the protein MASNSLTSSSWTPKQNKMFEKALAQYDKDTPDRWQKIAKAVGGKSADEVKRHYEILIEDVKHIESGRVPFPNYRSSNNSG; encoded by the coding sequence ATGGCATCGAATTCTCTGACTTCTTCATCCTGGACGCCGAAGCAGAACAAGATGTTCGAGAAGGCATTGGCTCAATATGACAAGGACACTCCCGACAGGTGGCAGAAGATTGCCAAGGCCGTGGGTGGGAAATCTGCAGATGAAGTGAAAAGACACTATGAAATTTTAATCGAGGACGTCAAGCACATCGAGTCTGGCAGAGTTCCTTTTCCTAATTACAGGTCGAGCAACAATAGCGGCTGA
- the LOC104419734 gene encoding LOW QUALITY PROTEIN: ATPase family AAA domain-containing protein 3 (The sequence of the model RefSeq protein was modified relative to this genomic sequence to represent the inferred CDS: inserted 1 base in 1 codon; deleted 2 bases in 1 codon) — MAASRLSSAIAVAAAAASXSTLSTRAYADAPFRFPGFSSAPPPPPSQRAEDAPPDAASPAKPEPPEEPRGAGFDPEALERGAKALREINSSPHAKQVFEVMRKQEQNRLAEVAAEKVHYELIQAQTDIDRQRKLAEEQRNLVQQQAQAKAQMLRYEDELARKRKQTDHEAQRRHNAELVQMQEESSVRKEQQKRATEEQIQAQQRQTEKERAEIERETIRVKAMAEAEGRAHEAKLTEDHNRRMLIERINGEREKWLAAINTLFSHIEGGFRILLNDRNTLVMTVGGATALAAGIYTTREGARVTWGYINRILGQPSLIRESSISKFPWSGLVSRGGNKLMNYSTAAAAGSTVLSENKSGLGNIVLHPSLQKRIEQLARATANTKAHEAPFRNMLFYGPPGTGKTMVAREIARKSGLDYAMMTGGDVAPLGPQAVTKIHQIFDWAKKSKKGLLLFIDEADAFLCERNSRYMSEAQRSALNALLFRTGDQSRDIVLVLATNRPGDLDKAVTDRIDEVIEFPLPGEEERFRLLKLYLRKYLCGEGDETSQWGSLFKKQPQKITIEDISDDVLQEAARKMEGFSGREIAKLMASVQAAVYGRPDCVLDADLFKEIVEYKVGEHQQRIKLAANGGQPA; from the exons ATGGCGGCCTCGAGACTGTCATCGGCGATCgccgtggcggcggcggcggcct tGTCCACGCTATCGACCCGCGCGTACGCCGACGCTCCCTTCCGCTTCCCGGGCTTC TCCTcggcgccgcctccgcctccgtcGCAGCGCGCCGAGGACGCTCCTCCCgacgcggcctcgccggcgaaGCCCGAGCCTCCTGAGGAGCCGCGGGGGGCGGGGTTCGACCCGGAGGCGTTGGAGAGGGGAGCGAAGGCCCTCCGGGAAATCAATAGCTCCCCTCATGCGAAACAG GTTTTTGAGGTGATGAGAAAGCAAGAACAGAATCGTTTGGCTGAGGTAGCTGCGGAGAAGGTCCATTACGAGTTAATTCAAGCTCAAACTGACATT GACAGACAGAGGAAACTGGCTGAAGAGCAGAGAAATTTGGTTCAGCAACAAGCACAGGCAAAAGCTCAAATGCTTAGATATGAAGATGAGTTGGCGAGAAAGAGAAAGCAG ACAGACCATGAAGCTCAGAGGCGCCATAATGCTGAATTGGTTCAGATGCAAGAGGAATCCTCTGTAAGAAAAGAGCAGCAAAAACGGGCGACTGAGGAACAGATTCAAGCCCAACAACGGCAAACTGAGAAAGAAAGAGCTGAAATAGAGCGAGAAACTATAAGAGTGAAGGCCATGGCTGAGGCCGAAGGCCGGGCCCATGAAGCGAAATTGACAGAAGACCACAATAGGAGAATGCTTATAGAACGAATCAATGGTGAAAGAGAGAAGTGGCTTGCTGCCATCAATACATTGTTTAGTCATATTGAAG GTGGTTTTAGGATATTACTGAATGATAGAAACACATTGGTCATGACTGTCGGTGGAGCTACTGCATTAGCTGCAGGAATTTACACCACCAG ggaagGTGCTCGAGTCACATGGGGTTACATAAACCGAATACTTGGGCAGCCCTCACTTATTCGGGAATCATCCATTTCTAAATTTCCTTGGTCGGGCCTTGTTTCTCGGGGAGGAAACAAACTTATGAATTATAGCACTGCTGCTGCAGCTGGCTCCACAGTGCTTTCAGAGAATAAAAGCGGACTTGGAAATATTGTTCTCCACCCTTCATTGCAGAAAAGAATAGAACAACTTGCTAGAGCTACAGCAAACACCAAGGCTCACGAGGCTCCATTCCGCAATATGCTGTTTTATGGACCTCCTGGCACAGGAAAAACTATGGTCGCTAGGGAGATAGCTCGGAAATCG GGTTTAGATTATGCCATGATGACCGGAGGAGATGTTGCCCCACTAGGTCCACAGGCCGTCAccaaaatccatcaaatatTTGACTGGGCTAAAAAGTCAAAGAAGGGTCTCCTTCTCTTCATAGATGAGGCAGATGCTTTTCTATGCGA GCGTAACAGTAGATATATGAGCGAGGCTCAGCGTAGTGCCCTAAATGCTTTGCTCTTCCGGACTGGAGATCAATCCAGAGACATTGTTCTAGTCCTAGCAACTAACCGGCCTGGGGATCTTGATAAAGCTGTGACTGACCGCATTGATGAAGTGATTGAGTTCCCACTCCCTGGGGAGGAGGAACGATTTAGACTTCTAAAACTCTATTTGAGGAAGTACCTTTGCGGCGAAGGGGACGAAACATCTCAGTGGGGTTCTCTATTTAAGAAGCAGCCTCAAAAGATAACCATAGAAGACATATCAGATGATGTGCTTCAAGAAGCTGCTCGGAAGATGGAGGGCTTCTCTGGCCGTGAGATAGCAAAACTAATGGCCAGTGTGCAAGCAGCTGTCTATGGAAGGCCAGACTGTGTCTTAGATGCCGATCTTTTCAAGGAGATTGTAGAATACAAAGTTGGAGAGCATCAACAGCGGATAAAATTGGCAGCCAATGGTGGTCAACCTGCCTAG